A section of the Desulfobulbaceae bacterium genome encodes:
- a CDS encoding response regulator, with product MLTSLRSKLALSHLVVILLTAGVLVFISFSLLVGLHKRETFALLERSVTSNSLQVRQFFNNKSFLLQTIITSNEVASYTKKYQDIALISYFKQFQDAFDTLSYISPNGQEEVLMTMGSMTNELTNISNTPLFKKAIAEPGTVFYETTIDSTNSSVKVDLLIALNSYWGDKTVCLIRGTTSALELEQSLTSFAEDLTDLLMVTDENQKIILHPNKQLIGKTITTPFHEFGFGRREELGTKGLYATMQLATPNWRLIRIIPYETYSAVYKEFAKQVVLTLSLILAVGIIISIYSTKKILAPINRLTTALSNVSSSKKTITIEKYGIKELDGTVDSFNKMVQKLASTTFSKEYLDNILNSLQEGLFVVSLDGTIEAANQRTLDLLEISEEDLLDQPASRFITAEQVYTFFRSIKQVEFGGLETTVTTAKEKSVPVQLTISVLLDDDGDKLGFVCLILDISHKRKIESEKEQLRYQLHQAQRLETVGTLASGIAHDFNNILTVIIGFSQLLKEKVTEDPTGKNALEQILTASYRARDLVKQLLAFSRQEEHKKTVITLHPVINETLKMLRASIPSHIKIEQNISPDAYTVFTDPTQIQQVLMNLCTNASHAIKESGIISVYLGNIQVNENTIQPYYEEIPSGDYAEIVVSDDGHGIKEHDIDNIFDPFFTTKDVDEGTGLGLAVVHGIVTNLKGHILVQSKENHGTTFRILLPHTDANAILPSQGSTNQGELLAGKGEHILFVDDQQSLTDLFQNSLQLRGYKVTATTSPEKAFTLFREDPFSFDIVVTDFAMPKIKGDDLVNKIHKLRGDLPIILCTEYHTKLLGMDEISAGVQRVIKKPYTVNELIYNIVHVLHNPQVNG from the coding sequence ATGCTCACCTCTTTACGCTCAAAACTCGCCCTCTCACACCTTGTTGTTATTCTGCTGACGGCTGGAGTCCTGGTCTTTATCAGTTTTTCGCTACTGGTCGGTTTACATAAACGGGAGACCTTTGCCCTGCTTGAACGTAGCGTAACCAGTAACTCCCTGCAAGTGCGTCAATTTTTTAACAATAAATCGTTTTTATTACAGACCATTATAACCAGTAACGAGGTCGCCTCCTACACTAAGAAATATCAAGATATCGCCCTTATCTCCTATTTTAAGCAGTTCCAGGACGCCTTCGACACGCTTAGCTATATTTCGCCCAATGGCCAGGAAGAAGTGCTTATGACAATGGGAAGCATGACAAACGAGTTGACTAATATAAGCAACACGCCACTGTTTAAAAAGGCAATCGCAGAACCCGGCACAGTTTTTTATGAAACCACCATTGACAGCACCAATTCCTCTGTAAAGGTCGATCTGCTTATCGCCCTCAATAGTTATTGGGGCGACAAAACAGTTTGCCTAATTCGTGGCACCACCTCTGCCCTCGAACTGGAACAGTCGCTGACGAGCTTTGCTGAGGACCTTACCGATCTGCTCATGGTGACTGACGAAAACCAGAAGATAATTCTCCATCCCAACAAGCAACTCATAGGCAAAACCATAACAACACCCTTTCACGAGTTCGGTTTTGGCAGAAGAGAAGAGCTCGGTACTAAAGGGCTCTATGCAACTATGCAGCTGGCCACACCAAACTGGCGTCTGATCCGGATCATACCATACGAAACCTATTCAGCTGTTTACAAAGAGTTTGCAAAACAAGTTGTATTGACCCTTAGCCTCATCCTTGCTGTAGGTATCATCATATCGATCTACAGCACCAAAAAAATACTTGCCCCCATTAATCGTCTAACAACAGCGCTTTCCAACGTCTCCTCAAGTAAAAAAACTATAACTATCGAAAAGTATGGCATAAAAGAACTGGATGGCACCGTAGATTCTTTCAACAAAATGGTACAAAAACTGGCATCAACTACGTTTTCAAAAGAGTACCTGGACAATATTCTGAACTCGCTGCAAGAAGGTCTTTTCGTGGTCAGTCTCGATGGGACAATTGAGGCTGCCAACCAGAGGACCCTTGACTTGCTTGAGATAAGCGAAGAAGACCTTCTCGACCAGCCGGCAAGCCGTTTTATCACAGCCGAACAGGTTTACACCTTTTTCCGCAGCATAAAACAGGTCGAGTTTGGCGGCCTTGAAACGACAGTTACAACCGCAAAGGAAAAATCTGTTCCTGTGCAGTTAACCATCTCCGTGCTCCTTGATGATGACGGCGACAAACTTGGTTTTGTCTGCCTGATTCTTGATATTAGCCATAAGAGAAAAATTGAAAGTGAAAAAGAGCAGCTGCGCTATCAGCTTCACCAAGCCCAGCGCCTCGAAACCGTAGGAACTCTCGCCAGTGGCATTGCCCACGATTTCAACAACATTCTCACCGTAATCATTGGCTTCAGCCAGCTTTTAAAAGAGAAAGTTACCGAGGATCCGACCGGGAAAAATGCCCTCGAACAGATACTGACCGCCAGTTACAGGGCCAGAGACTTGGTAAAACAACTTTTGGCCTTCAGCAGACAGGAGGAGCACAAGAAAACCGTCATTACCCTGCACCCCGTTATCAACGAAACTTTAAAAATGCTGCGGGCCTCAATTCCATCACACATCAAAATTGAACAAAATATTTCACCAGACGCCTACACCGTTTTCACTGACCCGACTCAGATACAGCAAGTCCTCATGAACCTCTGCACAAACGCCTCCCATGCCATTAAGGAAAGTGGCATAATATCGGTCTACCTGGGGAATATTCAAGTAAACGAAAACACCATACAACCCTATTATGAAGAGATCCCCTCCGGAGACTATGCTGAAATTGTGGTAAGTGATGATGGTCACGGTATAAAAGAGCACGATATTGATAATATTTTTGATCCATTTTTCACAACCAAGGATGTTGACGAAGGAACCGGACTCGGCTTGGCTGTCGTGCACGGCATCGTTACAAACTTGAAGGGCCATATTCTGGTGCAGAGTAAAGAAAATCACGGAACAACCTTCAGGATATTACTGCCCCATACCGACGCAAACGCGATTCTCCCATCACAGGGGTCCACCAATCAAGGGGAACTTTTGGCCGGCAAGGGCGAACACATCTTGTTTGTCGATGACCAACAGTCCCTGACTGATCTCTTTCAAAACAGTCTCCAGCTCAGAGGGTACAAGGTTACCGCTACAACCAGTCCTGAAAAAGCATTCACACTATTCAGAGAAGACCCTTTCAGCTTTGATATCGTCGTTACCGATTTTGCCATGCCTAAAATAAAGGGTGATGACCTTGTAAATAAAATTCACAAACTTCGGGGTGATCTACCGATCATTCTCTGTACTGAATATCACACCAAGTTGCTTGGCATGGATGAAATCAGCGCCGGTGTTCAACGGGTCATAAAGAAACCGTATACCGTCAATGAGCTCATCTACAATATTGTCCATGTTCTGCACAACCCGCAGGTTAACGGGTAG
- a CDS encoding lipase family protein, translating into MTEYRFEYQTTEFSLHKAFSLARAADLAYKNPAEIKSVVHDHWGMDTVTCFDEPTLGTQGYVMSNDTAIVVAFRGTQITRPEDISTDLKFFPVDGPYAGQVHSGFLNALNRAWPEVEQAVASSRTRSKSLWFTGHSLGAALATLAVAKLRDINTPVAGLYTFGQPRTGNRVFARNFNSDFGKYAFRFVNNNDVVTRIPPRELQYSHVGNLKYFTEDGRLVDDISFWNRFLDRIHGRMEDFLEWGTDGLSDHDMPKYLALIEGVLQSATR; encoded by the coding sequence ATGACAGAATATCGATTTGAGTATCAAACGACTGAGTTCAGTCTGCACAAGGCCTTCAGCCTGGCGCGCGCCGCAGATTTAGCCTATAAAAACCCTGCGGAGATTAAATCTGTAGTCCATGATCATTGGGGTATGGACACGGTAACGTGTTTTGATGAACCAACGTTGGGAACTCAGGGCTATGTCATGTCTAATGATACTGCTATTGTGGTGGCTTTTCGTGGAACTCAGATCACCAGGCCGGAAGATATTTCAACAGACCTTAAGTTTTTTCCTGTCGATGGGCCTTATGCCGGGCAGGTTCACTCCGGTTTCTTAAATGCCCTTAACAGGGCCTGGCCCGAGGTCGAGCAGGCTGTGGCTTCGAGTCGAACACGCTCTAAATCTCTATGGTTTACCGGCCATAGTTTAGGGGCGGCTTTGGCGACTCTGGCTGTCGCTAAGTTGCGTGACATCAACACCCCGGTTGCTGGACTTTACACCTTTGGCCAACCCCGCACAGGTAATCGGGTTTTTGCCAGAAATTTTAACAGTGATTTTGGTAAATACGCCTTCCGGTTTGTTAACAATAACGATGTGGTGACTCGGATTCCACCTCGGGAACTGCAATACAGTCATGTTGGTAACTTAAAATACTTTACTGAAGATGGCAGGCTGGTTGACGATATCAGTTTCTGGAACCGGTTCTTAGACCGCATACATGGCAGAATGGAGGACTTCCTGGAGTGGGGCACAGATGGTCTCTCTGACCATGATATGCCAAAATATCTGGCGCTTATTGAAGGGGTACTTCAATCTGCTACCCGTTAA